A genomic segment from Rubrobacter tropicus encodes:
- the uraH gene encoding hydroxyisourate hydrolase has product MSGLLTTHVLDTARGIPAADVSLELYAMEGEDRRLLKTARTNADGRTNGPLLSSEELTVGSYELVFDVGGYFAGEMDLPDPPFLDLIPVRFGVSDPDAHYHVPLLVSPWSYGTYRGS; this is encoded by the coding sequence GTGAGCGGCCTCCTGACGACCCACGTCCTCGACACCGCGAGAGGCATCCCGGCGGCGGACGTGTCCCTGGAACTCTACGCCATGGAAGGCGAGGACCGCAGGCTACTAAAGACGGCAAGAACCAACGCAGACGGCCGGACGAACGGGCCTTTGCTCTCCAGCGAAGAGCTTACGGTCGGGAGCTACGAGCTCGTCTTCGACGTCGGTGGGTACTTCGCCGGTGAGATGGACCTGCCCGACCCGCCGTTCCTGGATCTCATCCCGGTTCGGTTCGGCGTCTCCGACCCAGACGCGCACTACCACGTCCCACTCCTCGTCTCCCCCTGGTCCTACGGCACGTACAGGGGAAGTTGA
- a CDS encoding DUF3830 family protein, with translation MSDVKITAGPYEFLARWERERCPRTVEAFERLLPYRQKIIHVRWSGESCWIPLGDYDLGVPWEDATSVPQAGEILFYPGGYSETEILFPYYGTVFRSKLGELAANHLMTVTQGHENLRPLGELCLWEGAQDILFEEA, from the coding sequence TTGAGCGACGTAAAGATAACCGCGGGGCCTTACGAGTTTCTGGCGCGGTGGGAGCGGGAGAGGTGTCCGAGGACGGTGGAGGCGTTCGAGAGGTTGTTGCCTTACCGGCAGAAGATCATACACGTGCGTTGGAGCGGGGAGTCGTGTTGGATCCCCCTGGGAGACTACGACCTCGGGGTCCCGTGGGAGGACGCGACGAGCGTGCCGCAGGCGGGGGAGATCCTGTTCTACCCCGGCGGCTACTCGGAGACGGAGATCCTGTTCCCCTATTACGGCACCGTCTTCAGGAGCAAGCTCGGCGAGCTTGCCGCCAACCACCTCATGACGGTCACGCAAGGGCACGAGAACCTGCGCCCTTTGGGCGAACTTTGCCTGTGGGAAGGCGCCCAGGACATCCTCTTCGAGGAGGCGTGA
- a CDS encoding glycerate kinase type-2 family protein translates to MENELREILDAGLAAADPGDAVLRSVSLEDDAVLAGGERFEASRVFVVAAGKAAGAMARAAEELFGGRIEAGLVVTKDGHDAGPEGFEVVFASHPEPDERGVEAARKVQELAESLEEGDLLVALISGGASALLADPAPPIEIGDLKKLTQDLLKSGADIAEINTVRKHVSVLKGGGLARLAAPAKTLALLLSDVVGDAPSSIASGPTAPDTTTLDETRSVLRRYGIEPPRSMAKHLEQAEETPKPGDSIFEGVTNVVCGGGRHAVEAAAGKARDLGYEPLVLSTTVTGDARAIASVYAAVAREALESGNPAPPPCAILSGGEATVVVRGGGTGGPNQEFALTLAIELDGVDGWAAFAADTDGNDGPTDAAGGIVSGGTAAKIRDAGVDPVRALEENDARAALEAGGALLVTGPTGTNVNDLRVALVSG, encoded by the coding sequence ATGGAGAACGAACTTAGAGAGATCCTGGACGCCGGGCTCGCCGCGGCGGACCCTGGCGACGCCGTTCTGCGCTCGGTGAGCCTGGAAGACGATGCCGTGCTCGCGGGCGGCGAGCGCTTCGAAGCCAGCAGGGTATTCGTCGTGGCGGCCGGCAAGGCGGCCGGGGCGATGGCGCGGGCCGCGGAGGAGCTGTTCGGGGGCCGCATCGAGGCCGGGCTCGTGGTTACCAAGGACGGCCACGACGCCGGGCCGGAGGGTTTCGAGGTCGTCTTCGCCTCCCACCCCGAGCCCGACGAGAGGGGTGTGGAGGCGGCGAGGAAGGTCCAGGAGCTGGCGGAGTCCTTGGAAGAAGGCGACCTGCTCGTCGCCCTGATCTCCGGCGGGGCCTCGGCGCTGCTCGCGGACCCGGCGCCGCCCATCGAGATCGGGGACCTGAAGAAGCTCACGCAGGACCTCCTCAAAAGCGGGGCCGACATAGCGGAGATCAACACCGTCCGCAAGCACGTCTCGGTCCTGAAGGGCGGCGGCCTCGCCCGCCTAGCCGCGCCCGCGAAGACCCTCGCCCTCCTCCTCTCGGACGTCGTCGGAGACGCGCCCTCGTCTATAGCCAGTGGCCCCACCGCACCCGACACCACGACCCTCGATGAGACCCGATCCGTGCTGCGGCGCTACGGCATAGAGCCGCCGCGGAGCATGGCGAAACATCTGGAGCAGGCCGAGGAGACGCCGAAGCCGGGGGATTCCATCTTCGAGGGTGTGACGAACGTCGTGTGCGGCGGCGGCCGGCACGCGGTCGAGGCGGCGGCCGGTAAGGCCCGCGACCTCGGCTACGAACCGCTCGTGCTCTCGACCACCGTGACAGGCGATGCGCGCGCCATCGCCTCGGTCTACGCGGCCGTCGCGCGGGAGGCGCTCGAGAGCGGCAACCCCGCCCCTCCCCCCTGCGCCATCCTCTCCGGCGGCGAGGCGACGGTGGTCGTCCGGGGAGGCGGGACGGGCGGGCCGAACCAGGAGTTCGCCCTCACGCTGGCGATCGAACTAGACGGCGTGGACGGATGGGCGGCCTTCGCGGCCGACACCGACGGCAACGACGGCCCGACCGACGCCGCGGGCGGGATCGTAAGCGGCGGGACGGCCGCGAAGATCCGGGACGCCGGCGTGGACCCCGTCCGGGCGCTGGAAGAGAACGACGCCCGCGCGGCGCTCGAGGCCGGCGGGGCGTTGCTCGTGACGGGCCCGACCGGCACCAACGTAAACGACCTTCGGGTTGCGCTCGTCTCCGGATAG
- a CDS encoding L-lactate permease, which yields MFEQLYEPVGNLAVSTIIAAIPIIVLFVLLAGLRIAAQWAALITLAVALVIAVFVYQMPFGLAINATLLGICFGLFPIVWIVINAIFIYNVIVDTGLFNTIRDSLAGVSNDRRIQVVLIAFVFGALLEATAGFGTPVAITASLMAGLGFEALYAAALALLANTAPVAFGGFGIPIITGASVAGLDVLELSQMVGRQTPVLAIIIPGMLVTVMAGFRRMLEVWPVVVVSGVAFAGTQFVVSNVLGPELADLLAAIVTVVAVIGLLSFWRPSTEWHFENEPAASERESYETPPLGRTLYAWSPFIIIVALFLIVQIPPIKAAVGSIQTSINFPTAEVSETTGAPTIPWPGLNEQIEQQPPVVPEAAPYSATFSTNWLSAAGTIILIADIIALAFLRVSPGRALRIYGQSLNQLKWAILTIASILGLAYLLNYSGMTFTLGLAFASTGFLYVFFASFIGWLGVALTGSDTSSNALFANLQKVTAQQIGVSPNLTVGANSSGGVLGKMISPQNLAVGTSATGLQGREGDLLRLVLKWSIGLTIVMSILVVLQATVLNFMVP from the coding sequence TTGTTCGAGCAGCTTTACGAGCCGGTAGGCAACCTTGCGGTTTCGACCATAATCGCCGCCATACCCATCATCGTGCTGTTCGTGCTTCTGGCTGGCCTGCGGATTGCGGCCCAGTGGGCCGCGCTCATCACCCTGGCGGTCGCGCTCGTCATCGCCGTGTTCGTCTACCAGATGCCATTCGGGTTGGCGATCAACGCTACGCTGCTAGGGATTTGCTTCGGCCTCTTCCCCATCGTCTGGATCGTCATAAACGCCATCTTTATCTACAACGTCATAGTAGACACGGGCCTCTTCAACACGATTCGGGACTCGCTGGCGGGCGTGAGCAACGACCGGCGCATACAGGTGGTCCTTATAGCCTTCGTCTTCGGGGCGCTATTGGAGGCGACGGCCGGTTTCGGGACGCCCGTGGCGATCACGGCCTCCCTCATGGCCGGGCTCGGGTTCGAGGCGCTCTACGCGGCGGCGCTGGCGCTCCTGGCGAACACCGCGCCCGTCGCCTTCGGCGGGTTCGGCATCCCCATAATCACGGGAGCGTCCGTCGCCGGTCTCGACGTCCTGGAGCTCTCGCAGATGGTGGGCCGCCAGACGCCGGTGCTCGCCATCATCATCCCCGGCATGCTCGTAACCGTGATGGCCGGCTTCCGCAGGATGCTGGAGGTCTGGCCGGTCGTCGTGGTAAGCGGGGTGGCCTTCGCGGGCACGCAGTTCGTCGTCTCGAACGTCCTCGGGCCCGAGCTCGCCGACCTGCTGGCGGCCATAGTCACGGTCGTCGCCGTCATAGGGCTGCTCTCGTTCTGGCGCCCCTCTACCGAGTGGCACTTCGAGAACGAGCCGGCCGCTTCTGAGAGGGAGTCCTACGAGACGCCGCCGCTCGGGCGCACGCTCTACGCGTGGTCGCCGTTCATCATCATCGTGGCGCTGTTTTTGATCGTCCAGATCCCACCCATAAAAGCGGCCGTCGGGTCCATCCAGACGTCCATAAACTTTCCGACCGCCGAGGTCAGCGAGACGACCGGGGCACCGACCATCCCCTGGCCAGGGCTCAACGAGCAGATAGAGCAGCAGCCCCCGGTAGTCCCCGAGGCGGCCCCCTACTCCGCCACGTTCTCGACCAACTGGCTGTCCGCGGCGGGCACCATCATCCTCATTGCCGACATCATAGCCCTCGCCTTCTTGAGGGTGAGTCCTGGCAGGGCTTTACGGATCTACGGCCAGTCCCTCAACCAGCTCAAGTGGGCCATACTCACGATAGCCTCGATCCTCGGCCTCGCGTACCTGCTCAACTACTCGGGCATGACCTTCACATTGGGCCTCGCGTTCGCCTCGACGGGCTTCCTGTACGTGTTCTTCGCCTCTTTTATAGGGTGGCTCGGGGTGGCGCTGACCGGCTCTGACACGTCGTCCAACGCGTTGTTCGCGAACCTGCAGAAGGTGACGGCGCAGCAGATCGGGGTGAGCCCCAACCTGACCGTCGGCGCCAACTCCTCGGGTGGTGTGCTCGGGAAGATGATCTCACCCCAGAACCTCGCCGTCGGCACGAGCGCCACGGGCCTTCAGGGCAGGGAGGGAGACCTTCTCCGTCTGGTCCTGAAGTGGTCGATCGGCCTGACCATAGTCATGTCGATCCTGGTCGTCCTGCAGGCGACGGTGCTCAACTTCATGGTCCCGTAG
- a CDS encoding potassium channel family protein — MGAKRVEAGRLRENPGLREDLRRRLDRYLDVPLALASVLMVLLAVIELSGEVGGPWRGRLAVLGWSLWGLFLVEFAVKFALAPVKRAYLRRNWLDVLVLLVPFLRFLKVLGVLRAARALPLFRLAVFGGRGSGGALTFLRRRRLGQLALVSVIVILLGAAAGLLLEAGAPAATIEDFGDALWWSGALVTTVGSEIYPVTAGGRVLGFALMLYAVGIFSYFIASIASVLVGVDSRQPSEGAERGAVRLDAEETATLRRILERAGEG, encoded by the coding sequence ATGGGCGCCAAGAGAGTCGAGGCGGGCCGGCTGCGGGAGAACCCCGGCCTGCGGGAGGATTTGCGGAGGCGGCTGGACCGCTACCTGGACGTGCCCCTGGCCCTCGCCTCGGTACTTATGGTCCTGCTCGCCGTGATCGAGCTGAGCGGAGAGGTCGGCGGCCCGTGGCGGGGGAGGCTGGCGGTCCTCGGCTGGTCCCTGTGGGGGTTGTTCCTCGTCGAGTTCGCGGTCAAGTTCGCCCTGGCGCCGGTCAAGCGCGCCTACCTGCGGCGCAACTGGCTCGACGTTTTGGTCCTTCTGGTCCCGTTCTTGAGGTTCCTGAAGGTGCTGGGCGTGCTAAGGGCGGCCCGCGCCCTGCCGCTCTTCAGGCTCGCGGTCTTCGGGGGCAGGGGCTCCGGGGGCGCCCTGACGTTCTTGAGGCGTCGCAGGCTCGGGCAGCTCGCCCTCGTCTCGGTTATCGTGATCCTGCTCGGCGCGGCGGCCGGCCTCCTGCTCGAGGCCGGGGCGCCGGCTGCCACCATAGAGGACTTCGGCGACGCCCTGTGGTGGTCGGGGGCCCTCGTCACGACCGTGGGGAGCGAGATCTACCCGGTCACCGCAGGCGGGCGCGTCCTCGGCTTCGCGCTCATGCTCTACGCTGTGGGCATCTTCTCCTACTTTATAGCCTCCATAGCCTCCGTCCTGGTCGGCGTCGACTCCCGGCAACCGTCCGAGGGCGCCGAGCGCGGGGCCGTTCGGCTCGACGCCGAAGAGACGGCCACCCTGCGCCGCATCCTCGAACGGGCGGGCGAGGGCTAG
- a CDS encoding HPP family protein — MPGGEHHGLRARLVERFGGRVGEAIYAFFACGLALAISGLAAYLAKQPLLFPSLGPTALLFFERPMAATSSPRNALIGHAVAILAGFLSLGLFGLLDNPSILVEDATPARIGAGAFSVALTGAVLLLLSASHPPTGATTLIVSLGFLQTPSEMAALMAGVVVLTAVGWPINRAAGVPVPAWGVKQ; from the coding sequence GTGCCCGGCGGGGAACACCACGGCCTGCGCGCGCGGCTGGTCGAAAGGTTCGGGGGCCGGGTGGGGGAGGCGATCTACGCCTTTTTCGCCTGCGGTCTGGCGCTCGCGATCAGCGGTTTGGCGGCCTACCTGGCGAAGCAGCCCCTCCTGTTCCCGAGCCTGGGCCCGACCGCGCTGCTCTTTTTCGAGCGGCCGATGGCGGCGACCTCCAGCCCGCGCAACGCCCTGATCGGGCACGCCGTGGCGATCCTGGCAGGCTTTCTATCCCTGGGCCTCTTCGGCCTTCTCGACAACCCGAGCATCCTGGTCGAGGACGCCACCCCGGCCCGCATCGGCGCGGGCGCCTTCTCGGTGGCCCTTACCGGGGCGGTCCTCCTGCTCCTGAGCGCCTCCCATCCCCCGACCGGTGCCACCACGCTCATAGTGAGCCTCGGCTTCCTGCAAACACCCTCCGAGATGGCGGCGCTCATGGCCGGTGTCGTCGTGCTCACGGCCGTCGGCTGGCCCATCAACCGGGCCGCCGGCGTGCCGGTACCGGCATGGGGGGTCAAGCAATGA
- a CDS encoding molybdopterin oxidoreductase family protein — MTDRIANPWGERTPFGRDEDWPTRVDRFLEDGVGEEDVDAWVQTASILHSNGDALDIAVKDGRIVGVRGRPVDRVNKGRLDPKDLFGWQANNSDDRLKRPLVRENGELVEASWDEAFDRIVGESKRLLEEKGPLAFGFYTTGQLFLEEYYTLGVIGKAGLGTPHMDGNTRLCTATAGQALKESFGSDGQPGSYADIDHAEAIMLFGHNMAETQAVTWMRVLDRLEGPNPPDLVVVDPRPTPVAEKATVHLPIKPGTNVALLNAFLYEIIKNGWYDGEYVEAHTFGFEELKSTVAGCTPEWAAGVCGVETEEIREAARILGTSRRLLSTALQGVYQSHQATAAACGINNIHLLRGMLGRPGCGVLQFNGQPTAQNTRETGANGDLPAFRNWDNKEHVQELADLWNVDGMKIPHWAPPTHAMQIWRYAEQGSINFLWISCTNPAVSLPELRRIRSILGSEDLFVVVQDIFLTETAQLADVVLPAATWGEKTGTYTNTDRTVHLSEAAVGPPGETKHDLDIFLEYAKRMDFRDRDGRPLIKWEHPEEAFEAWKECTRGRPCDYTGLTYEKLRGGSGIQWPCNGEHPDGTERLYGDADFNTRTEDCETYGHDLLMGAVNSEADHRATAPEGRAFLKAAAYTPPHEEPGGEYPFRLNTGRTIFHFHTRTKTARAPQLQNAAPEAWVEVSPEDARELGVSEGDTVRVESPRGRIEARARVSDIRGGVVFAPFHYGYFDQEGGDAPDGHARAANELTITEWDPVSKQPLFKAGAVRVTKVADSDGSPAPAPTNTASKPAGDGRVHETTRGGR, encoded by the coding sequence TTGACCGACCGCATAGCGAACCCCTGGGGCGAACGCACGCCGTTCGGAAGGGACGAAGACTGGCCGACGAGGGTGGACCGGTTCCTCGAAGACGGGGTGGGCGAGGAGGACGTGGACGCCTGGGTCCAGACGGCCTCCATCCTCCACTCCAACGGCGACGCCCTGGACATCGCCGTAAAAGACGGCCGCATCGTCGGCGTGCGGGGACGCCCGGTGGACCGCGTCAACAAGGGACGCCTCGACCCCAAGGACCTCTTCGGCTGGCAGGCCAACAACTCCGATGACCGGCTGAAAAGACCGCTCGTTCGCGAGAACGGCGAGCTCGTCGAGGCGAGCTGGGACGAAGCCTTCGATCGCATCGTCGGGGAGTCGAAGAGGCTTCTGGAGGAGAAGGGCCCGCTCGCCTTCGGCTTCTACACCACGGGCCAGCTCTTTCTGGAGGAGTACTACACTTTGGGCGTCATCGGCAAGGCCGGCCTCGGGACGCCCCACATGGACGGCAACACGCGGCTGTGCACGGCCACGGCCGGGCAGGCGCTGAAGGAGAGCTTCGGGAGCGACGGCCAGCCCGGCTCCTACGCGGACATAGACCACGCCGAGGCCATCATGCTCTTCGGACACAACATGGCCGAGACGCAGGCCGTCACCTGGATGCGCGTACTCGACCGCCTGGAGGGCCCGAACCCGCCAGACCTCGTAGTGGTCGACCCGAGGCCGACGCCCGTCGCCGAGAAGGCCACCGTTCATCTGCCGATCAAACCCGGCACCAACGTGGCCCTCCTCAACGCCTTTCTGTACGAGATCATAAAGAACGGCTGGTACGACGGGGAGTACGTGGAAGCCCACACCTTCGGCTTCGAGGAGCTCAAGAGCACGGTCGCGGGCTGCACGCCCGAGTGGGCGGCGGGGGTGTGCGGGGTCGAAACAGAGGAGATTCGGGAGGCGGCGCGCATACTCGGGACTTCCCGGCGGCTGCTCTCGACGGCGCTCCAGGGCGTCTACCAGAGCCACCAGGCGACGGCCGCGGCCTGCGGGATCAACAACATCCACCTGCTGCGCGGGATGCTGGGTAGGCCCGGCTGCGGCGTGCTGCAGTTCAACGGCCAGCCCACCGCCCAGAACACCCGCGAGACGGGGGCCAACGGGGACCTGCCCGCGTTCAGGAACTGGGACAACAAGGAACACGTCCAGGAGCTGGCCGACCTGTGGAACGTGGACGGGATGAAGATCCCGCACTGGGCCCCGCCGACGCACGCGATGCAGATCTGGCGCTACGCCGAGCAGGGCTCGATAAACTTCCTCTGGATAAGCTGCACGAACCCGGCGGTCTCCCTCCCGGAGCTGCGCCGCATCAGAAGCATCCTCGGAAGCGAGGACCTCTTCGTCGTCGTCCAGGACATCTTCCTGACCGAGACGGCCCAGCTCGCCGACGTGGTCCTGCCCGCGGCGACCTGGGGCGAGAAGACGGGCACCTACACCAACACCGACCGCACGGTCCACCTCTCGGAGGCGGCCGTCGGGCCGCCCGGAGAGACGAAGCACGACCTCGACATCTTTCTGGAGTACGCCAAACGCATGGACTTCCGCGACAGGGACGGGCGCCCCCTCATAAAGTGGGAGCACCCCGAGGAGGCCTTCGAGGCCTGGAAAGAGTGCACGCGAGGTCGCCCCTGCGACTACACGGGCCTGACTTACGAGAAGCTCAGGGGCGGCTCCGGGATTCAGTGGCCCTGCAACGGGGAGCACCCCGACGGCACCGAGCGTCTCTACGGGGACGCGGACTTCAACACCCGCACGGAGGACTGCGAGACCTACGGTCACGACCTCCTCATGGGCGCCGTGAACTCCGAGGCCGACCACCGCGCCACGGCCCCGGAGGGGAGGGCCTTCCTCAAGGCCGCCGCGTACACGCCGCCGCACGAGGAGCCTGGCGGGGAGTACCCCTTCCGGCTCAACACGGGGCGTACGATCTTCCACTTCCACACCCGCACAAAGACCGCCCGGGCGCCCCAGCTCCAGAACGCAGCCCCCGAGGCGTGGGTCGAGGTCTCACCCGAAGACGCCCGGGAACTCGGCGTCTCCGAGGGGGACACCGTTCGCGTGGAATCCCCGCGCGGCCGGATCGAGGCGAGGGCGCGCGTGAGCGACATCCGGGGCGGCGTCGTCTTCGCGCCCTTCCACTACGGCTACTTCGACCAGGAGGGGGGAGACGCCCCCGACGGCCACGCCCGGGCCGCGAACGAGCTGACCATAACCGAGTGGGACCCCGTCTCCAAGCAGCCGCTCTTCAAGGCCGGCGCGGTGAGGGTGACGAAGGTCGCCGACTCGGACGGCTCGCCCGCCCCGGCGCCGACGAACACGGCCTCGAAACCCGCAGGAGACGGCCGCGTTCACGAGACGACGAGGGGTGGGAGATAG
- a CDS encoding PAS domain-containing protein, producing the protein MEGTAGGLLESSSGGTLAASGHVFVFAARGLRRLDGRGDEFLGYSAEEMFWKDVLGLVHEDDLPRVRALISDVMDDPGASFATHPRLRERSGEWRTVELTVRNVLEAPDDTGLVVANARAAQTPRPGGQS; encoded by the coding sequence ATGGAGGGGACCGCGGGCGGGTTGCTGGAGAGTTCCTCCGGCGGAACCCTTGCTGCCTCCGGCCACGTCTTCGTCTTCGCCGCGCGTGGCCTGCGCCGGCTTGACGGCCGGGGCGACGAATTCCTCGGGTACTCCGCGGAAGAGATGTTCTGGAAAGACGTGCTCGGGCTCGTCCACGAAGACGACCTTCCCCGCGTCCGGGCCCTGATCTCGGACGTAATGGACGACCCAGGCGCCTCGTTCGCCACGCACCCGCGCCTGCGCGAGAGGTCGGGCGAATGGAGAACCGTGGAGCTCACCGTTCGGAACGTCCTCGAAGCCCCGGACGACACGGGCCTCGTCGTGGCCAACGCCCGCGCCGCGCAAACGCCCCGCCCGGGCGGGCAATCCTAA
- a CDS encoding helix-turn-helix transcriptional regulator, giving the protein MTVETVRDADVREWLMPFLLLCMRGEDLRGYELMGRVSDLGFGSVRPGEIYRTLRRAEEEGLIFSEHEHLGYLLSRRRYGLTEPGKAYIEFLADFMRSYQREIESFLKAYEGAATRGVCG; this is encoded by the coding sequence GTGACCGTAGAGACCGTTCGGGACGCCGACGTTCGGGAGTGGCTCATGCCCTTCCTCCTGCTCTGCATGCGCGGGGAAGACCTGCGGGGCTACGAGTTGATGGGCAGGGTCTCGGACCTCGGGTTCGGCTCCGTGCGGCCGGGTGAGATCTACAGGACCCTGCGGCGGGCGGAGGAGGAAGGGCTAATCTTTTCCGAGCACGAGCATCTGGGGTACTTGCTCTCGCGCCGGAGGTACGGGCTGACGGAGCCGGGCAAGGCGTACATCGAGTTTTTGGCCGACTTCATGCGGTCTTACCAGAGGGAGATCGAATCCTTCTTGAAAGCCTACGAAGGAGCCGCCACCCGCGGGGTGTGCGGGTGA